The following proteins are encoded in a genomic region of Sulfurovum indicum:
- a CDS encoding hemerythrin domain-containing protein, whose translation MSISQFMTNEHRECDTIFAEAEQAAANGDWGKAEKAFLEFSNETLRHFKREEDQLFPTFETQTGNTQGPTQVMRYEHDQVRGLIGKMAEALEAQDKDAYLSLCESMMILLQQHNMKEEQMLYAMCERLLPPDLKDETLEKMKQVEL comes from the coding sequence ATGAGTATTTCACAATTTATGACAAATGAACACAGAGAGTGTGACACGATCTTTGCAGAAGCGGAGCAGGCTGCTGCCAACGGTGACTGGGGCAAAGCGGAAAAAGCCTTTTTGGAATTCTCCAACGAAACACTGAGACACTTCAAACGGGAAGAGGATCAACTCTTCCCTACCTTTGAGACACAAACAGGCAATACACAGGGACCGACCCAGGTAATGCGCTACGAACATGATCAGGTCAGAGGTCTCATCGGAAAAATGGCTGAAGCACTTGAGGCACAGGACAAAGATGCCTACCTTTCACTCTGTGAATCGATGATGATCCTGCTTCAGCAGCACAATATGAAAGAAGAGCAGATGCTCTATGCAATGTGTGAAAGACTGCTGCCTCCGGATCTCAAAGATGAGACACTGGAAAAGATGAAGCAGGTAGAGCTCTAA
- a CDS encoding NifU family protein, translating to MIPFTDEELLPPVKDVIEKVRPSIKLDGGDIELIDIKNGVVYVQLQGACVGCGSSGTTLKFGVERQLKTLIHPELTVMNVPQGFEDKLDQLG from the coding sequence TTGATCCCGTTTACAGATGAAGAACTACTGCCGCCGGTAAAAGATGTGATTGAGAAGGTACGCCCTTCCATTAAACTTGACGGTGGTGATATCGAGTTGATAGATATAAAGAACGGAGTGGTCTATGTACAGCTTCAGGGTGCCTGTGTAGGGTGCGGAAGCAGCGGAACAACACTGAAGTTCGGTGTTGAAAGACAGCTGAAGACCCTTATCCATCCTGAGTTGACTGTGATGAATGTACCACAAGGTTTTGAAGATAAACTGGATCAATTAGGATAA
- a CDS encoding response regulator transcription factor: MENQNIEIVIIEDEEDILELLEYHLNKEGYRVTGFLSTENVEQFLEEESPALMIVDRNLPGIEGSEFIAYLREAGYNIPVIFLTARDQEKDLEEGFRSGGDDYMTKPFKTKELLLRIEALLRRAGVSSNDKVKYRDLVLDMHQHTLSIEGKQIDLTNLEFRLLHTFIKNPHQPLDRDFLREEVWGDDSTDFHDKTINVAMNRLKKKIDPTGEKEYIAPVWGVGYKLV; the protein is encoded by the coding sequence ATGGAAAATCAAAATATTGAAATTGTGATTATTGAAGATGAAGAGGATATCCTGGAACTTCTTGAGTATCATCTTAATAAAGAGGGGTATAGAGTGACAGGATTCCTTTCAACAGAGAATGTAGAACAGTTTCTGGAAGAAGAGAGTCCTGCCTTGATGATTGTTGACCGTAACCTTCCCGGTATAGAGGGGAGTGAGTTTATCGCCTATCTAAGAGAAGCAGGGTATAACATTCCCGTGATCTTCCTTACAGCAAGAGATCAGGAGAAGGATCTTGAAGAGGGCTTTAGGTCTGGCGGTGACGACTATATGACCAAACCGTTCAAGACCAAAGAGCTGCTGTTGCGTATCGAGGCATTGCTCAGACGTGCAGGGGTAAGCAGCAATGATAAGGTAAAGTACAGAGATCTGGTACTGGATATGCATCAGCATACATTGAGTATTGAAGGGAAACAGATCGACCTTACCAATCTGGAGTTCAGGCTGCTGCATACATTTATCAAAAATCCGCATCAGCCGCTAGACAGAGATTTCCTGAGGGAAGAGGTATGGGGTGATGACAGTACGGACTTTCATGACAAGACCATCAATGTTGCAATGAACCGTCTGAAAAAGAAGATCGATCCGACAGGAGAGAAGGAGTACATAGCTCCTGTCTGGGGAGTAGGATACAAACTGGTGTAG
- the rpmJ gene encoding 50S ribosomal protein L36, whose protein sequence is MKVRPSVKKMCDDCKVIKRKGIVRVICKNPKHKQRQG, encoded by the coding sequence ATGAAGGTTAGACCATCAGTAAAAAAAATGTGCGATGATTGCAAAGTCATTAAGCGCAAGGGTATCGTACGCGTGATTTGTAAAAATCCAAAACATAAACAGAGACAAGGATAA
- a CDS encoding inorganic phosphate transporter, whose amino-acid sequence MNNTIKMILGAGFAVAVAFYANSIIGQASHGGFLVLAAVFGAYMAMNIGANDVANNVGPAVGAGALTIGGAIFIASIFEAAGALIAGGDVVGTIKKGIIDPAAFGGDPMLFVYAMSAALLSAALWLNLATWLKAPVSTTHSIVGGVLGGGIAAGGFAIVSWGTMGKIAASWVISPVLGGAIAAIFLYIIKSQILYKEDKLSAAKKIVPVLVSIMAAAFLTYLTLKGLKHVWKDLTHALSFLPQTKKPTFGIAFSLGVIGGVITYFWTKPRVVSRVAGMEGSRADINMLFTIPLIFAAALLSFAHGANDVANAVGPLAAVNDALIHLAISKKASIPLWVMITGGIGISIGLALFGPRLIRTVGSEITELDQMRAFSIMMAAAITVVIASQLGLPVSSTHIAVGAVFGVGFLREWLDSKNMGEKQQKLQEEVAKLHEIKEQLNACTNEDPARKLALIEAHKDQKKKVKKIKKALRENYVKRGMVKKILAAWVITVPAAAMLSAIIFFVLKGLVS is encoded by the coding sequence ATGAACAACACAATAAAGATGATACTGGGGGCAGGTTTTGCTGTGGCAGTAGCTTTCTATGCGAACAGCATCATAGGGCAGGCATCTCATGGCGGCTTTTTGGTGCTTGCCGCAGTCTTTGGTGCCTATATGGCGATGAATATCGGTGCGAATGATGTAGCAAATAACGTAGGTCCTGCGGTGGGTGCAGGTGCACTTACGATCGGTGGTGCAATTTTTATTGCTTCTATATTTGAAGCGGCTGGAGCATTAATTGCAGGTGGAGATGTTGTCGGTACGATCAAGAAAGGGATCATCGATCCTGCTGCATTTGGCGGGGACCCGATGCTTTTTGTCTATGCTATGTCGGCAGCATTGCTCTCTGCAGCGCTTTGGCTTAATCTTGCTACCTGGCTAAAAGCACCGGTATCTACGACACACTCTATTGTCGGAGGTGTCCTTGGAGGAGGTATTGCTGCAGGCGGCTTTGCAATTGTTTCATGGGGAACCATGGGTAAGATCGCTGCGTCGTGGGTGATCTCGCCGGTACTGGGTGGTGCTATCGCTGCGATTTTCCTCTATATTATTAAATCCCAGATCCTTTATAAAGAGGACAAATTGAGCGCGGCAAAGAAGATTGTGCCTGTTCTGGTTTCGATCATGGCAGCGGCATTTTTGACCTACTTGACGCTTAAAGGGCTTAAACACGTCTGGAAAGACTTGACACATGCACTAAGTTTCCTTCCCCAGACCAAAAAGCCGACATTCGGGATTGCTTTTTCTCTGGGCGTTATCGGTGGTGTTATAACCTATTTCTGGACAAAACCAAGAGTGGTGAGCAGGGTCGCCGGTATGGAAGGCAGCAGAGCAGATATCAACATGCTCTTTACGATTCCACTGATTTTTGCCGCGGCACTGCTCAGCTTTGCACATGGTGCGAATGATGTTGCCAATGCCGTCGGGCCTCTGGCTGCGGTGAATGATGCATTGATACATCTTGCGATCTCCAAGAAAGCATCGATCCCTCTATGGGTAATGATCACAGGGGGTATTGGTATCTCGATCGGTCTGGCACTTTTTGGACCGAGACTCATCAGAACAGTAGGTTCGGAGATTACGGAACTTGACCAGATGAGAGCTTTCTCTATTATGATGGCTGCGGCGATCACCGTGGTCATTGCTTCCCAGCTTGGACTTCCGGTTTCATCTACGCATATTGCCGTGGGAGCAGTGTTCGGTGTAGGTTTCCTCAGAGAGTGGCTGGATAGTAAAAATATGGGAGAGAAACAGCAGAAACTTCAGGAAGAAGTTGCCAAACTCCACGAGATAAAGGAGCAGCTGAATGCCTGTACCAATGAGGATCCGGCCAGGAAGCTTGCGTTGATTGAAGCACATAAAGATCAGAAGAAAAAAGTCAAAAAGATCAAAAAGGCACTCAGAGAAAACTATGTCAAGCGTGGCATGGTCAAGAAGATCCTGGCAGCATGGGTTATCACCGTACCGGCCGCAGCGATGCTTTCTGCCATTATATTCTTTGTCCTTAAAGGGCTTGTCTCCTGA
- a CDS encoding UDP-N-acetylmuramoyl-L-alanyl-D-glutamate--2,6-diaminopimelate ligase yields the protein MKLPFEKKGYTFITDDTNSVESDTLFLKTAQNTPYFEKLETKPEYIDATELIRLWELDSMKVVGVTGTNGKTTVTAAIYSFLLDLGEKPALQGTRGLFAQEQRLEEKSMTTPSILETLHNMKQTRELGCEYFIMEVSSHAIDQKRIEGLNFVLKVHTNVTSDHLDYHGTVEEYRRVKSLFFADDTMKLLNKDDIKSISYNPRNAYSYGVDEPATYKVQAFSLLHGITAGIKYLQEEASFHSPMVGLFNLFNLMAAVGSVHLLTKRPIQEICDVVENFAGVAGRMEVVSTDPLVIVDFAHTADGMHQVLDSIKDRDISVVFGAGGNRDKEKRPRMGMVAGRFAKKIYVTSDNPRDEVPEMILEDILVGLVGKEHVTATPDRRLAIKMALDDLEEGEVLLILGKGDEDYQEIKGVKHPFDDREVVRELLAEK from the coding sequence GTGAAACTCCCTTTCGAAAAGAAGGGGTACACCTTCATTACAGATGATACGAACAGTGTAGAGAGTGATACGCTTTTTTTAAAAACAGCGCAGAATACCCCCTATTTTGAGAAGCTTGAAACGAAACCGGAGTATATCGATGCAACTGAGTTGATCAGGCTTTGGGAACTGGATAGTATGAAGGTGGTCGGTGTAACGGGAACGAACGGGAAAACGACTGTTACTGCCGCTATCTACTCTTTTCTGCTTGACCTGGGAGAGAAGCCTGCACTTCAGGGAACACGCGGTCTTTTTGCACAGGAACAGCGTCTTGAAGAGAAGAGTATGACTACACCGTCTATTCTTGAGACACTGCACAACATGAAGCAGACAAGAGAGTTGGGGTGCGAGTACTTCATTATGGAAGTGAGCTCCCATGCGATCGATCAAAAACGCATAGAGGGGCTGAACTTCGTACTCAAGGTACATACCAATGTCACCAGTGACCATTTGGACTATCATGGAACAGTTGAGGAGTACAGACGTGTCAAAAGTCTCTTTTTTGCTGATGATACAATGAAACTTCTCAATAAAGATGATATTAAGAGTATTTCCTACAATCCAAGGAATGCCTACAGTTACGGTGTTGATGAGCCGGCAACCTATAAAGTACAGGCATTTTCCCTGCTGCATGGCATTACAGCAGGTATAAAATATCTGCAGGAAGAGGCCTCTTTTCACTCACCGATGGTAGGTTTGTTCAATCTCTTTAACCTGATGGCAGCGGTCGGTTCTGTACATCTTCTTACCAAACGTCCAATTCAGGAGATATGTGATGTGGTAGAGAACTTTGCCGGGGTAGCAGGACGCATGGAAGTTGTCAGTACCGATCCGCTTGTTATTGTGGATTTTGCCCACACTGCTGACGGGATGCATCAGGTACTCGACTCCATTAAAGACAGAGATATTTCGGTAGTATTCGGTGCAGGCGGTAATCGTGACAAAGAGAAGCGTCCGCGTATGGGAATGGTCGCAGGCCGTTTTGCAAAAAAGATCTATGTTACCAGTGACAACCCGCGTGATGAAGTACCGGAGATGATCCTTGAGGATATTTTGGTCGGACTCGTAGGCAAAGAGCATGTGACAGCTACACCTGACAGACGGCTTGCCATCAAAATGGCGCTTGATGATCTGGAAGAGGGTGAGGTTCTGCTCATTCTCGGCAAAGGGGATGAGGATTATCAGGAGATCAAAGGGGTGAAACATCCCTTTGATGATCGTGAGGTTGTCAGAGAGTTACTTGCAGAGAAGTAA
- the rpsM gene encoding 30S ribosomal protein S13: protein MARIAGVDLPQKKRMEYALTYIYGIGLTTSRQILDRTGISYDKRVHELTDAEAATIRNDIQEHVMVEGDLRKKVTLDIKALMDLGNYRGLRHRRGLPVRGQKTKTNARTRKGKRKTVGAA from the coding sequence ATGGCACGTATTGCAGGTGTTGATTTACCACAAAAGAAAAGAATGGAGTATGCACTTACTTACATTTACGGTATCGGCTTGACAACTTCAAGACAAATTCTTGACAGAACAGGTATCAGCTATGACAAAAGAGTTCATGAGCTGACAGATGCTGAAGCAGCAACGATCCGTAACGACATCCAAGAGCATGTTATGGTGGAAGGGGATCTTCGTAAGAAGGTAACACTTGACATCAAAGCATTGATGGATCTCGGTAACTACAGAGGACTCAGACACAGAAGAGGTCTTCCTGTACGTGGACAAAAAACAAAGACAAATGCGCGTACCCGTAAAGGTAAGCGTAAAACTGTCGGTGCAGCGTAA
- the rplQ gene encoding 50S ribosomal protein L17 yields the protein MRHKHGYRKLNRTSSHRAALLKNLAIALTKEGRIETTLPKAKELRSYYEKLITKASAGDFNAHRAIFAMLQDKECTNKIVTEIAPKYADRNGGYTRIIKTRMRRGDAAPMAIIELV from the coding sequence ATGAGACATAAACACGGATACCGTAAACTTAACAGAACGTCTTCCCATAGAGCTGCATTGCTCAAGAATCTTGCTATTGCTTTGACGAAAGAGGGAAGAATCGAGACTACACTGCCAAAAGCAAAAGAGCTTAGAAGTTACTATGAGAAGCTCATTACAAAAGCTTCTGCCGGTGATTTCAATGCACATAGAGCAATTTTTGCGATGCTGCAGGACAAAGAGTGTACCAATAAGATCGTTACTGAGATCGCACCTAAGTATGCGGACAGAAACGGTGGTTACACCAGAATCATCAAAACACGTATGAGAAGAGGTGATGCAGCACCTATGGCGATTATCGAACTCGTATAA
- the panD gene encoding aspartate 1-decarboxylase produces MNITMLYSKLHRATVTDANLNYVGSITIDQDLLDAANMRVGQKIDIVNINNGERFSTYIISGEAGKGDICLNGAAARKVHKGDKIIIIAYATMSEEEAEAYKPKIIILNDDNTIAQAFEGLE; encoded by the coding sequence ATGAACATTACTATGCTTTATTCTAAACTACATAGAGCAACTGTGACAGATGCGAACCTCAATTATGTCGGTTCCATCACTATTGATCAGGATCTTTTGGACGCTGCAAATATGCGTGTAGGACAGAAGATTGATATTGTCAATATCAACAACGGTGAACGTTTCTCAACCTATATTATTTCCGGTGAAGCGGGTAAAGGTGATATCTGTCTCAACGGTGCAGCAGCAAGAAAGGTGCATAAAGGGGACAAAATCATCATCATTGCCTATGCAACGATGAGTGAAGAAGAGGCGGAAGCCTATAAACCAAAGATCATCATCCTAAACGATGATAACACGATCGCGCAGGCGTTTGAAGGACTTGAATAA
- the infA gene encoding translation initiation factor IF-1, which yields MAKDDVIEIDGKVIEALPNATFRVELDNGHVILCHIAGKMRMHYIKILPGDKVKVELTPYSLDKGRITFRYK from the coding sequence ATGGCGAAAGATGACGTAATCGAAATCGACGGTAAAGTGATTGAAGCGTTGCCGAATGCAACCTTCAGAGTAGAGCTTGACAACGGACATGTCATTCTCTGTCATATCGCGGGGAAGATGAGAATGCACTATATCAAGATCCTTCCCGGTGACAAGGTGAAAGTTGAATTGACACCGTACAGTCTTGATAAAGGGCGTATCACTTTCAGATACAAATAG
- a CDS encoding (2Fe-2S) ferredoxin domain-containing protein gives MMQGVPQPAFYIFKCQQSAPPGMPKPSCVSQNDPESQQLFQHLAQSLMMKGIIGTVQPIQTGCLNRCQQGPVMLVEPGHTMYVGLTKEKIDRIIDEHIIGGKVVEEYVIPDEMWGEPVPPSQMAR, from the coding sequence ATGATGCAAGGTGTACCTCAACCAGCGTTCTATATTTTTAAATGCCAGCAGTCGGCACCTCCGGGAATGCCAAAACCAAGCTGTGTGAGCCAAAATGATCCTGAATCCCAGCAGCTTTTTCAGCATCTGGCACAATCTCTGATGATGAAAGGGATCATCGGAACGGTCCAGCCGATCCAGACAGGGTGTTTGAACAGATGTCAGCAGGGACCGGTGATGCTTGTGGAGCCGGGGCATACAATGTATGTCGGTTTGACAAAAGAGAAGATCGACAGGATCATCGATGAGCATATTATCGGTGGGAAAGTCGTAGAAGAGTATGTGATCCCGGATGAGATGTGGGGTGAGCCTGTCCCTCCATCGCAGATGGCGCGTTAA
- a CDS encoding DNA-directed RNA polymerase subunit alpha, producing the protein MRKIKVAPFMPTEVEVNEISANRAEIIAYPFESGYAVTLAHPLRRLILGSSIGYAPISVKIEGAAHEFDTIRGMHEDVAVFIINLKNIRFKIKDESDRVELKYSFSGHKEVTAQDLNNDQIEVVNGDLPLATLNEDAELNFTVVIAKGIGYVPSEDLRDDVAEDAIALDAFFTPVRKANYKIDPVLVEDNPNFEKITFDIETDAQIGPVEAFTNALEVMNKQLSVFNGVLDVNISAPAPRKSGDESELKPFLQTVDSLGLSARSFNSLDRAGIKYLGELVLMSENEIKNIKNLGKKSLDEINECLVEHGFGPEFELAENTRVNLVKKIEQLKV; encoded by the coding sequence ATGAGAAAAATTAAAGTTGCACCATTTATGCCGACAGAAGTAGAAGTAAATGAGATCAGCGCCAACCGCGCTGAGATCATTGCGTATCCTTTTGAGAGCGGTTATGCTGTTACACTCGCTCACCCGTTAAGACGTTTGATCCTTGGATCATCGATCGGGTATGCACCGATTTCTGTAAAGATAGAGGGTGCAGCACATGAGTTTGACACTATCAGAGGTATGCACGAAGATGTGGCTGTATTTATCATCAACCTCAAGAACATCCGTTTTAAGATCAAAGATGAGAGTGACAGAGTTGAATTGAAATACAGCTTTTCAGGACATAAAGAGGTGACTGCACAAGATCTCAACAATGATCAGATCGAAGTTGTGAACGGGGATCTGCCATTGGCAACACTGAATGAAGACGCAGAGTTGAACTTCACTGTTGTTATCGCAAAAGGGATCGGATATGTACCGAGCGAAGACCTTAGAGATGATGTTGCCGAAGATGCGATCGCACTGGATGCATTCTTTACACCTGTAAGAAAAGCAAATTATAAGATCGATCCTGTATTGGTTGAAGACAATCCGAACTTCGAGAAGATCACATTTGATATCGAAACAGATGCTCAGATCGGTCCTGTTGAAGCATTTACCAATGCACTGGAAGTGATGAATAAACAGCTTTCAGTCTTTAATGGTGTACTTGATGTGAATATCAGCGCACCTGCACCGAGAAAAAGCGGTGATGAGAGTGAACTCAAACCATTCCTTCAGACCGTTGACTCTCTGGGCTTGAGTGCAAGATCATTCAACTCACTTGACAGAGCCGGGATAAAATATCTTGGTGAACTGGTATTGATGAGTGAGAACGAGATCAAGAATATCAAGAACCTCGGTAAGAAATCCCTTGATGAGATCAATGAGTGTCTTGTAGAACACGGATTTGGTCCGGAGTTTGAACTTGCAGAGAATACAAGAGTAAATCTTGTGAAAAAAATAGAGCAGCTTAAAGTATAA
- the rpsD gene encoding 30S ribosomal protein S4: protein MARYRGPVEKLERRLGVDLGLKGERRLAGKSALEKRPYAPGQHGQRRTKISEYGLQLQEKQKAKFMYGVSEKQFRTLFKEANRREGNTGAILIQLLEQRLDNVVYRMGFATTRASARQFVNHGHVLVDGKRVDIPSFRVKAGQKIEIREKSKNNPQILRAIELTNQTGMVEWVDVDKEKLFGIFTRVPEREEISIPVEERLIVELYSK, encoded by the coding sequence ATGGCAAGATATAGAGGTCCAGTTGAAAAACTAGAAAGAAGACTTGGTGTTGATCTTGGTTTGAAAGGTGAGAGAAGACTTGCCGGAAAATCAGCATTGGAAAAAAGACCATATGCGCCAGGACAACATGGACAGAGACGTACAAAGATCAGTGAATACGGTCTACAGCTTCAAGAGAAGCAAAAAGCGAAGTTCATGTACGGTGTTTCCGAAAAGCAGTTTAGAACACTTTTTAAAGAAGCGAACAGAAGAGAAGGGAATACAGGGGCAATCCTTATTCAGCTTCTTGAGCAGAGACTTGACAACGTCGTTTACAGAATGGGATTTGCAACAACAAGAGCATCTGCAAGACAATTTGTAAACCATGGACATGTACTTGTTGACGGTAAACGTGTTGATATTCCGTCATTCAGAGTCAAAGCAGGTCAAAAGATCGAAATTAGAGAAAAAAGCAAGAACAATCCTCAAATCCTTAGAGCAATCGAGCTGACCAACCAGACTGGTATGGTCGAGTGGGTTGACGTAGACAAAGAGAAGCTTTTCGGTATCTTTACAAGAGTTCCGGAAAGAGAAGAGATTTCAATCCCAGTGGAAGAGCGTCTAATCGTTGAGCTATACTCTAAATAA
- a CDS encoding DUF2249 domain-containing protein: MENLKRISLDARELEHPIPLERAIHALRELKEGNYFYMIHRKNPIPLIDLAKEQNFNVLSREDNEGVWHILIAKDTTIDLDELCDV, translated from the coding sequence ATGGAAAACCTTAAAAGGATCTCACTCGATGCCAGGGAGTTGGAACACCCGATTCCGCTTGAACGGGCGATACATGCACTGAGAGAACTGAAAGAGGGAAACTACTTCTATATGATACACCGCAAAAACCCTATTCCTCTCATCGATCTTGCCAAAGAACAGAACTTTAATGTTCTTAGCAGAGAGGACAATGAAGGAGTCTGGCATATACTGATCGCAAAAGATACAACAATCGATCTGGACGAGCTGTGTGATGTTTAG
- the rpsK gene encoding 30S ribosomal protein S11 produces MAKKKAKKSIAKGVVYVAATFNNTVITVTDEMGNVISWSSAGALGFKGSKKSTPFAATEAVADAMAKAKEHGIKEVGIKVQGPGSGRDTAVKSIGATEGIRVTFLKDITPLPHNGCRPPKKRRV; encoded by the coding sequence ATGGCAAAGAAAAAAGCAAAAAAAAGTATTGCTAAAGGTGTCGTATACGTAGCGGCTACTTTTAACAATACAGTGATCACAGTAACAGATGAAATGGGTAATGTTATCTCTTGGAGTTCTGCCGGAGCACTGGGGTTCAAAGGTTCGAAGAAATCAACTCCTTTTGCAGCGACAGAAGCAGTTGCAGATGCAATGGCAAAAGCGAAAGAACATGGTATTAAAGAAGTCGGGATCAAAGTTCAAGGTCCTGGTTCAGGTAGAGATACAGCAGTAAAATCAATCGGTGCGACAGAAGGGATCCGTGTAACATTCCTCAAGGATATTACACCACTTCCACATAACGGTTGTAGACCACCTAAGAAGAGAAGGGTATAA
- a CDS encoding YbaB/EbfC family nucleoid-associated protein, translating to MFEGFDMSKMSEMMSQMQEKAKEMQEQAKNVELTAKSGGGMVEIRANGAGEIIDINIDDSLLEDKESLQILLISAMNDVNKMVEDNKKSQAMGMLGGMNPFGS from the coding sequence ATGTTCGAGGGATTTGATATGAGCAAGATGTCCGAGATGATGTCTCAGATGCAGGAGAAAGCAAAAGAGATGCAGGAGCAGGCAAAAAATGTCGAGCTGACTGCAAAATCAGGCGGAGGAATGGTAGAGATCCGTGCCAATGGTGCAGGAGAGATCATTGATATCAATATTGATGATTCGCTGCTGGAAGATAAGGAATCTTTACAGATCCTTTTGATCTCGGCAATGAATGATGTTAACAAAATGGTAGAAGACAACAAGAAGTCCCAGGCAATGGGAATGTTGGGCGGTATGAACCCTTTTGGCTCATAA
- a CDS encoding ankyrin repeat domain-containing protein: MNEVTQAIENDSIAKLKSLIKAGADLNKPILIGEEYDLEDYDEISPLFYAIRKYASLEMIELMLDNGVDLHMTDSDGVSALDMAIKFKRKDVIQFCIDKGFDLNSTKRKSGITPVMLAACFADTEMMQMLLDAGGDINAQDSAGMSPLDYSRKLGQKKMQAYLEERGARHAAYRD; the protein is encoded by the coding sequence ATGAATGAAGTAACCCAGGCGATAGAGAATGATTCGATAGCCAAGCTCAAATCTCTTATCAAAGCAGGTGCGGACCTGAACAAACCTATATTGATAGGTGAAGAGTATGATTTGGAAGATTATGATGAGATCAGTCCTCTCTTTTACGCCATTCGCAAATATGCCTCTCTGGAGATGATCGAGTTGATGCTTGATAACGGTGTCGATCTGCACATGACGGACAGCGACGGTGTCTCGGCACTGGATATGGCGATCAAGTTCAAGCGTAAAGATGTGATACAGTTCTGTATTGATAAAGGTTTTGATCTGAACAGTACCAAACGTAAAAGCGGGATTACTCCGGTTATGCTGGCAGCCTGTTTTGCCGATACGGAGATGATGCAGATGCTGCTTGATGCCGGCGGTGATATCAATGCGCAGGACAGTGCAGGGATGAGTCCTTTGGACTACTCCAGGAAGCTTGGCCAGAAGAAGATGCAAGCCTATCTCGAAGAACGGGGAGCCAGGCATGCTGCCTATAGAGACTGA